A portion of the Nomia melanderi isolate GNS246 chromosome 2, iyNomMela1, whole genome shotgun sequence genome contains these proteins:
- the LOC116433200 gene encoding uncharacterized protein LOC116433200, which produces MKELVLENWSIDGATVAADSLLALHHWYATSRPVRVQCSTILIQIRKNEWTNDGTKKWKNARTDARTCRSCALYRLPNYCRCTARAYIESIGNRGSNVSLGQRQCVGR; this is translated from the exons ATGAAGGAACTCGTGTTAGAGAATTGGTCCATCGACGGAGCAACGGTAGCTGCTGATTCGCTATTGGCTCTTCATCATTG GTACGCGACTAGCAGACCCGTTCGAGTACAGTGTTCGACGATATTGATCCAGATACGTAAGAATGAATGGACGAATGATGGAACGAAGAAGTGGAAAAATGCAAGGACAGACGCGAGGACCTGCCGCAGCTGCGCGCTGTACCGGCTACCGAACTATTGCCGGTGTACGGCGCGAGCCTACATAGAATCG ATTGGAAACCGCGGGTCTAACGTGTCCCTCGGACAGCGACAGTGCGTAGGAAGGTGA